One genomic window of Polyangium aurulentum includes the following:
- a CDS encoding EthD domain-containing protein gives MLKVFGFLSRKAGMETQAFIDHYEKNHVPLILSLATAPTVYKRNYLVKGHALNLDDGTTTFDCVTELVFPDRAAFQAWMSDLSRPGVGEQVAADEARFLDRSKTRAFVIEEHNTSG, from the coding sequence ATGTTGAAAGTGTTCGGCTTCCTCTCCCGCAAAGCAGGCATGGAAACGCAGGCCTTCATCGACCACTACGAGAAGAATCACGTCCCCTTGATCCTCAGCCTGGCGACCGCCCCCACCGTCTACAAGCGTAACTACCTGGTGAAGGGCCACGCGCTGAACCTGGACGATGGCACGACCACGTTCGATTGCGTGACGGAGCTGGTGTTTCCCGACCGCGCGGCCTTTCAGGCCTGGATGAGCGACCTCTCTCGGCCGGGCGTCGGCGAGCAGGTGGCCGCCGACGAGGCAAGGTTCCTCGATCGATCGAAGACCCGAGCCTTCGTCATCGAGGAGCACAACACCTCCGGGTGA
- a CDS encoding TetR/AcrR family transcriptional regulator — protein MSVKTIKKSKPGAKPRSGPASGGGEATRRVPAQERSRQRVERILEAAGQVFGETGYDAATMEAIAERAETSIGSIYQFFPNKLAVFQALAARYRERTRALVDQFLKGPAVEGRPWRELLDNAIDTFAAFHADEPGFRAVWLRLHLTPEAQSEGEAFNRDLSGELARGLEEPLAANLPGLPRAMLPLVATMVVEVMTAMLVFALRQPSQAQAAIAETKRMLHRYLEPWETSASARA, from the coding sequence ATGTCTGTCAAGACGATAAAGAAGTCCAAGCCCGGCGCGAAGCCGCGGAGTGGGCCGGCCTCTGGTGGGGGTGAGGCCACGCGGCGTGTCCCGGCGCAGGAACGGAGCCGCCAGCGCGTCGAGCGCATCCTCGAAGCCGCGGGGCAGGTATTCGGTGAAACGGGCTACGATGCAGCGACGATGGAGGCAATCGCCGAGCGCGCGGAGACGTCGATCGGCTCCATCTACCAGTTCTTCCCCAACAAGCTGGCGGTCTTCCAAGCGCTCGCTGCCCGCTACCGCGAGCGGACGCGCGCCCTGGTCGATCAATTCTTGAAGGGCCCCGCCGTGGAGGGACGACCCTGGCGGGAGCTCCTCGACAACGCAATCGACACCTTCGCCGCGTTTCACGCCGACGAGCCGGGCTTCCGTGCGGTGTGGCTTCGCCTGCACCTCACCCCGGAGGCGCAGAGCGAGGGCGAGGCCTTCAACCGCGACCTATCGGGCGAGCTCGCCCGCGGGCTCGAGGAGCCTCTCGCCGCGAACCTGCCAGGCCTGCCCAGGGCGATGCTCCCCCTCGTCGCCACGATGGTCGTGGAGGTCATGACGGCGATGCTCGTCTTCGCCCTGCGCCAGCCGAGCCAGGCGCAAGCCGCCATCGCCGAGACGAAGAGGATGCTCCATCGCTACCTCGAGCCGTGGGAGACGAGCGCCAGCGCTCGCGCGTGA
- a CDS encoding FAD-dependent monooxygenase has protein sequence MARSILVSGAGIAGPALACRLGRAGFSVTVVERSPALRRGGQAVDFRGPVHMRVLREMGLFEALAERRTHMGALQVVDARGRVVFTLPPSFASGELEIERGDLVDVLFQKSRDSAEYIFGDSIASIAQDGRGVDVTFERERPRRFDLVVGADGIHSRVRALAFGEERCYVRHHGYSVATFRVPNLLGLERRGLIYSEPGRAVCLSSTRSVEEAVVMLVFTDSNEPLRARFAGMGWEVPRLLPYLDGASDLYTDTISRVDVDGLSRGRVVLLGDAGYGATIGGQGTGVAVVAAYVLAGELAREADHARAFARYEAAIAGYARGCQATARHMGPFFAPRSRVAITLRNAMYRALTSRPLAGVFERMTAGAASDVTLPTYV, from the coding sequence ATGGCTCGTAGCATCCTCGTCTCCGGCGCAGGTATCGCCGGCCCCGCGCTCGCGTGCCGGCTCGGCCGCGCGGGTTTCTCCGTGACCGTCGTCGAGCGCTCCCCCGCCCTGCGGCGCGGCGGGCAAGCCGTCGATTTCCGCGGCCCCGTGCACATGCGCGTCCTGCGCGAGATGGGCCTATTCGAGGCGCTCGCAGAGCGGCGTACGCATATGGGCGCGCTGCAGGTCGTCGACGCGAGAGGGCGCGTCGTATTTACGTTGCCGCCCTCGTTCGCGAGCGGCGAACTCGAAATCGAGCGAGGCGATCTCGTCGATGTGCTGTTCCAGAAAAGCCGTGATAGCGCCGAGTACATCTTCGGCGACTCGATCGCCTCGATCGCGCAGGATGGCAGGGGCGTCGACGTCACGTTCGAGCGCGAACGGCCGCGCCGCTTCGATCTCGTCGTCGGCGCCGATGGCATTCACTCGCGCGTCCGCGCGCTCGCGTTCGGCGAGGAGCGCTGCTACGTGCGTCACCACGGGTACTCCGTCGCCACCTTCCGCGTGCCGAACCTCCTCGGCCTCGAGCGGAGGGGCCTCATCTACAGCGAGCCTGGGAGGGCCGTCTGCCTCAGCAGCACACGGAGTGTGGAGGAGGCCGTCGTCATGCTCGTCTTCACCGACTCGAACGAGCCGCTCCGCGCGCGCTTCGCCGGCATGGGCTGGGAGGTGCCGCGGCTCCTCCCGTACCTGGACGGCGCGAGCGACCTCTACACCGACACCATCAGTCGCGTTGACGTCGACGGGCTGTCGCGCGGCCGCGTCGTCCTCCTTGGCGACGCGGGATACGGCGCCACCATCGGGGGCCAGGGCACGGGCGTCGCCGTCGTCGCCGCGTACGTGCTCGCCGGCGAGCTCGCGAGGGAGGCTGATCACGCGCGGGCCTTCGCGCGCTACGAGGCCGCCATCGCGGGCTACGCGCGTGGCTGCCAGGCCACCGCGCGCCACATGGGCCCATTCTTCGCGCCGCGATCCCGCGTGGCCATCACCCTCCGAAATGCGATGTACCGAGCGCTCACATCCCGCCCGCTGGCGGGCGTATTCGAGCGGATGACGGCGGGCGCGGCCAGCGACGTCACATTGCCGACCTACGTCTGA
- a CDS encoding tetratricopeptide repeat protein encodes MRPRLPATRAEVASIASLAFLSTLLMAAGAVSCDRTGATKPAATTSPNDAPTASANSPNDAPTASANDGSPAALQQACLKGDGRACGDLGIAYRKGLGVPKDDLEASKWYTRGCELRDAWSCTNLAYLLRKSETLPRDPERAVALYTKACDLGDLMACADLGVCFERGEGTSADIPRALALYQKACDGGEVVTGCANLATLYDSGKGVPKDLGRAAALFEKACEAGGPIACANLALMVEAGRGVPKDGARAAALRRRACAGGDKESCESPHP; translated from the coding sequence ATGCGTCCGCGCCTTCCAGCTACCCGCGCCGAGGTCGCCTCGATTGCGTCCCTGGCCTTCCTGAGCACCCTCTTGATGGCCGCCGGGGCGGTGAGCTGCGATCGCACCGGCGCGACGAAGCCTGCCGCGACCACCTCCCCGAACGACGCCCCGACCGCGTCGGCGAACTCCCCGAACGACGCCCCGACCGCGTCGGCGAACGACGGCTCGCCCGCAGCCCTCCAGCAAGCCTGCCTGAAGGGCGATGGCCGCGCGTGCGGCGACCTCGGTATTGCATATCGCAAGGGGCTCGGGGTGCCCAAGGACGACCTTGAGGCCTCGAAATGGTACACGCGCGGCTGCGAGCTGCGCGACGCCTGGAGCTGCACGAACCTCGCCTATCTGCTGCGCAAGAGCGAGACTCTCCCGCGCGATCCCGAGCGCGCGGTTGCCCTTTACACCAAGGCGTGCGACCTCGGCGATCTGATGGCGTGCGCGGATCTCGGGGTGTGTTTCGAGCGAGGCGAGGGCACCAGCGCCGATATCCCGCGAGCGCTCGCGCTCTATCAGAAGGCGTGCGACGGCGGTGAGGTCGTCACGGGCTGCGCGAACCTCGCCACCTTGTACGACAGCGGCAAGGGCGTCCCGAAGGATCTGGGGCGCGCCGCGGCGCTGTTCGAGAAAGCGTGTGAAGCGGGCGGCCCGATTGCGTGTGCGAACCTGGCGCTCATGGTCGAAGCGGGCCGCGGCGTCCCAAAGGACGGCGCGCGCGCGGCCGCGCTGCGGCGTCGCGCATGCGCGGGTGGCGACAAGGAGAGCTGCGAGAGCCCGCATCCCTGA
- a CDS encoding TetR/AcrR family transcriptional regulator, with amino-acid sequence MESDHGGGARERIIEAAIEVVAREGLETLTVRAIALRAGVNVGAINYYFGSKERLVEVVLARTLENGLAGQLRELDALVQAEGGDVRAALERFLPGYLPDAVRYPRLSAAHLHDAIVRQDYSGQAVQSYRDFLEGFYRRVRPILPVCSEEEQRLRVAAFWSALHLVCLAPRLCEGFVRRDLHEPAGAEQLARLLVGQLLGERPEAQRPPRGRKRRQDRA; translated from the coding sequence ATGGAGAGCGATCATGGCGGCGGCGCGCGCGAGCGGATCATCGAGGCCGCGATCGAGGTCGTCGCGCGCGAAGGGCTCGAGACCCTCACGGTGCGCGCGATCGCCCTGCGAGCGGGCGTGAACGTGGGCGCGATCAACTACTATTTCGGGAGCAAAGAGCGGCTCGTCGAGGTGGTGCTGGCGCGCACGCTGGAGAATGGGCTGGCCGGCCAGCTTCGCGAGCTCGATGCGCTCGTCCAGGCCGAGGGCGGGGACGTCCGCGCCGCGCTCGAGCGCTTCCTGCCGGGGTACTTGCCAGACGCCGTCCGGTATCCGCGCCTCAGCGCGGCGCACCTGCACGACGCCATCGTGCGTCAGGACTACTCGGGTCAGGCCGTCCAGAGCTACCGCGACTTCCTCGAGGGTTTTTATCGTCGCGTGCGCCCCATTTTGCCGGTGTGCTCGGAGGAGGAGCAACGCCTCCGCGTCGCGGCATTCTGGTCTGCCCTTCACCTGGTCTGCCTCGCGCCGCGCCTCTGCGAGGGATTCGTTCGACGCGACCTCCACGAGCCCGCGGGGGCCGAGCAACTTGCGCGTCTCCTCGTCGGCCAGCTCCTCGGCGAGCGCCCCGAAGCGCAGCGCCCCCCACGAGGCCGGAAGCGACGCCAGGACCGCGCCTGA
- a CDS encoding GNAT family N-acetyltransferase has translation MFTVDEWAAQDCSVRPLRRDTDVEVNLVAERMRLTLIEVLGHETGAEMYSMDWLRARVRWHLDPAQCTGEVFVAEAADAIVGHTIVRLEPSDDGELAGLFSTIYVIPEARRRGVADALIQRGEAWFASQHMTTLGTSTSVTNSRLIALFEKHGYAIVLHVPESRMVHLSKKLAPLGA, from the coding sequence ATGTTCACCGTGGATGAGTGGGCGGCGCAAGACTGTTCCGTACGGCCCCTGCGTCGCGACACCGACGTGGAAGTCAACCTGGTCGCCGAGCGAATGCGACTGACCCTGATTGAGGTCCTCGGCCACGAGACCGGTGCCGAAATGTACTCGATGGACTGGCTGCGCGCGCGGGTGCGCTGGCACCTCGACCCGGCGCAGTGCACGGGGGAGGTCTTCGTGGCCGAAGCCGCCGACGCGATCGTTGGCCATACAATCGTCCGCCTGGAGCCCAGCGATGACGGGGAGCTGGCCGGCCTGTTTTCGACGATTTACGTGATTCCAGAGGCGCGTCGCCGCGGTGTCGCGGACGCGCTGATCCAGCGTGGCGAGGCCTGGTTCGCGTCACAGCACATGACGACGCTGGGGACGAGCACCTCGGTGACGAACTCTCGCTTGATCGCGCTGTTCGAGAAGCACGGCTACGCGATCGTGCTGCACGTCCCGGAGTCCCGTATGGTCCACTTGTCCAAGAAGCTCGCGCCGCTCGGTGCGTGA
- a CDS encoding AraC family transcriptional regulator, protein MAFSPNELADRPSALDEPVTDVLADVLEAMRLTTLMHGRFELGAPWGVRFSESPGAHIVVIARGGARLEVDGVEGGVALSAGDVALLPHGGGHALRDAEGSPLHILGHGECRRARGVGAIRLGGDGARTTLVAGHFQLGAPTRTLLFEGLPRVIHVAADDPVTASSLAPTVQLLIAESASSSPGASVIMSRLADILLVQALRTHIAGNQCREHGLRALADPQIGRALSLMHGKPAEPWTVESLATAVALSRSGFAARFSTLVGEPPLEYLARWRMTKAAQLLRESELSLREVADAIGYQSEASFIRAFKRWGGSAPGAYRRNHRHG, encoded by the coding sequence ATGGCATTCAGTCCAAATGAATTGGCCGATCGTCCAAGCGCCCTGGACGAGCCGGTAACCGATGTCCTCGCGGACGTGCTGGAGGCGATGCGCCTCACGACCCTCATGCACGGCCGCTTCGAGCTGGGTGCCCCCTGGGGAGTTCGGTTCTCGGAGAGCCCTGGGGCGCACATCGTCGTCATCGCGCGCGGAGGCGCCCGCCTGGAGGTCGACGGGGTCGAGGGGGGCGTCGCCCTGTCTGCCGGAGATGTCGCACTGCTTCCGCACGGCGGAGGGCACGCGCTGCGCGATGCGGAAGGAAGCCCGCTCCACATCCTCGGGCATGGCGAGTGCCGGCGAGCCCGCGGCGTCGGGGCGATCCGGCTGGGCGGCGATGGGGCCCGCACCACCCTGGTTGCGGGTCATTTCCAGCTCGGTGCCCCGACGCGCACGCTGCTGTTCGAGGGGCTACCGCGCGTGATCCACGTCGCCGCTGACGATCCCGTGACAGCCTCCTCGCTGGCACCGACCGTGCAATTGCTCATCGCGGAGAGTGCCTCGTCGAGCCCGGGCGCGTCCGTCATCATGAGCCGGCTCGCGGACATCCTGCTCGTGCAGGCACTCCGGACCCACATCGCGGGAAATCAATGCCGGGAACATGGGCTGCGTGCGCTCGCGGATCCCCAGATTGGCAGGGCCCTCTCCCTCATGCACGGTAAACCCGCCGAGCCCTGGACGGTCGAGAGCCTGGCGACGGCCGTCGCCCTTTCACGATCCGGCTTCGCCGCACGCTTCAGCACGCTCGTCGGAGAGCCCCCCCTGGAATACCTCGCGCGGTGGCGGATGACGAAGGCCGCGCAGCTCCTTCGCGAAAGCGAGCTTTCGCTGCGTGAAGTCGCGGACGCCATTGGTTACCAGAGCGAGGCCTCGTTCATCCGGGCCTTCAAGCGCTGGGGAGGGAGTGCTCCAGGCGCGTACCGGCGCAACCACCGCCACGGATGA
- a CDS encoding alkene reductase, whose product MTDPSNLLVPFRLGRLELKNRMVMAPMTRSRALTDGNVPNPLAVTYYVQRASAGLIVTEATQVSPQGVGYIRTPGIHSPQQVEGWKKVTDAVHAAGGVIFAQLWHVGRISHPDFHDGQLPVAPSAIAVDGEVYTWKGKTRIVTPRALETWEIPGIVEQFRQAAENAREAGFDGVELHGSNGYLLDQFLRDGSNRRTDAYGGSIENRARFPLEVVRAVVDVWGAERVGYRVLPQPFPYGGMTDSTPVETFSYLARELSRLGLGYLHVTEAVSGKDVPSAERRITPLLRKAFQGALIVNGGYDAQTGEAALARGEADLVAYGVPFLANPDLPERFRREAPLNPPDFTTFFSGEEKGYTDYPALQ is encoded by the coding sequence TTGACAGATCCCTCGAACCTCTTGGTCCCCTTTCGCCTGGGCAGGCTCGAACTGAAGAACCGGATGGTCATGGCGCCCATGACGCGCAGCCGGGCGCTCACCGACGGCAACGTGCCCAACCCGCTGGCGGTCACCTACTATGTGCAACGCGCCTCTGCAGGGCTCATCGTCACGGAGGCGACCCAGGTCAGCCCGCAGGGCGTGGGATACATCCGCACGCCCGGCATTCACTCGCCCCAGCAGGTGGAGGGCTGGAAGAAGGTGACGGACGCCGTCCATGCGGCAGGCGGCGTCATCTTTGCTCAGCTATGGCATGTCGGGCGCATCTCGCACCCGGACTTCCATGACGGCCAGTTGCCCGTGGCGCCCTCCGCCATCGCCGTCGATGGGGAGGTCTATACGTGGAAGGGCAAGACGCGCATCGTGACGCCGCGCGCGCTCGAGACCTGGGAGATTCCGGGTATCGTCGAGCAATTCCGGCAGGCGGCCGAGAACGCTCGAGAGGCGGGTTTCGATGGCGTCGAGCTGCACGGCAGCAATGGCTACCTCCTGGACCAGTTCCTGCGCGATGGCTCCAACCGGCGCACCGACGCCTATGGCGGCAGCATCGAGAACCGGGCGCGCTTCCCGCTGGAGGTGGTCCGGGCGGTGGTGGACGTCTGGGGCGCGGAGCGGGTGGGCTACCGGGTCTTGCCGCAACCATTTCCGTATGGGGGCATGACGGACTCCACCCCGGTCGAGACGTTCTCCTATCTCGCCCGAGAGCTGAGCCGGTTGGGGCTCGGCTACCTGCACGTGACCGAAGCCGTGTCAGGCAAGGATGTGCCGAGCGCGGAGCGACGCATCACCCCGCTCTTGCGCAAGGCCTTCCAGGGCGCCCTCATCGTCAACGGCGGATACGACGCGCAAACCGGAGAGGCGGCGCTCGCGCGGGGAGAAGCCGATCTCGTCGCGTATGGTGTGCCGTTCCTCGCCAACCCGGACCTGCCGGAGCGCTTCCGACGCGAGGCCCCGCTCAACCCGCCAGACTTCACCACGTTCTTCAGTGGCGAGGAGAAGGGCTACACGGACTACCCGGCGCTGCAATGA
- a CDS encoding SGNH/GDSL hydrolase family protein has translation MRFVKIPAASAVISLLGLIPPLTGCSSTSGEEGTTDEQSIQPAVETDKSKSMETDKSQSQETDKSQSQETDDCVATVYAGTNFEGNQLCLPAGTFTRAELEARGFTEKSIRSLTLDPGFRVRVVTDAACRHYESASPTSAIALPGKVSSIIIDACAVGLFDGEDAQGAGTCLGVGRYDADALTRLGLEAGSTHSVSVAPGYVLQLERTDGKTSTTDVLEFESGPLSDPGRKVISAHVLAKPESPYADAPLSDEAIARILRDAAAASAPGSALGAPRFSAALAAATPEDRPDLKSFKHVYLLGDSLTDQTKAFDTIRGLWCPNPAYGYWNGRFTNGRNWVDYFQEAQQLTGLDNRAVGGSKVLKSAVWRPSLMQQAQEAVGKTPKEERLHTLVFLWSGPNDINEAAQAQQYQGGTEPAKENGWKFGYEVGNGVVQVMNYLRREGIEHLVVADLPPLDLVPVVRTPPYTEDPRLGIGKDRVTYLGSAVAGANFLIVLHATVNKEVLVPQNRFITSYIKGEVQNPVMPDVHDACQVLGNLNACTPSFLHDYIDKPCPGKMFMDQLHPTSLAHCGLKRVFEEAMFQAGYTGIEFRDCGPRT, from the coding sequence ATGCGATTCGTGAAAATCCCCGCGGCCTCGGCAGTTATCTCCTTATTGGGGCTGATTCCGCCGCTCACCGGTTGTTCGAGCACGAGCGGCGAGGAGGGGACGACCGACGAGCAGAGCATCCAACCGGCCGTGGAGACCGACAAGTCTAAGAGCATGGAGACCGACAAGTCTCAGAGCCAGGAGACCGACAAGTCTCAGAGCCAGGAGACCGACGACTGTGTCGCGACGGTCTATGCCGGGACCAACTTCGAGGGCAACCAGCTCTGCCTTCCCGCGGGGACGTTCACCCGCGCAGAGCTCGAGGCGCGCGGGTTCACGGAAAAATCGATTCGTTCGCTCACCTTGGACCCGGGCTTCCGGGTGCGCGTCGTCACCGATGCAGCGTGTCGTCATTACGAGAGCGCGAGCCCCACGAGCGCGATCGCGCTGCCAGGAAAGGTGTCGTCGATCATCATCGACGCGTGCGCGGTCGGTTTGTTCGACGGCGAAGATGCGCAGGGTGCTGGCACCTGTCTCGGTGTCGGTCGCTATGATGCCGACGCGTTGACTCGCCTCGGTCTCGAGGCTGGCAGCACGCATTCGGTGTCCGTGGCGCCAGGTTACGTGCTGCAGCTCGAGCGCACCGACGGCAAGACGTCGACCACCGACGTTCTGGAGTTCGAGAGTGGTCCGCTGTCCGACCCGGGTCGGAAGGTGATTTCGGCCCATGTCCTGGCAAAACCGGAGTCGCCCTATGCCGACGCGCCTCTTTCGGACGAAGCCATCGCGAGAATCCTCCGCGACGCGGCGGCCGCGTCAGCGCCTGGTTCTGCGCTGGGCGCGCCGAGGTTCAGCGCTGCGCTGGCCGCGGCGACGCCCGAGGACAGACCCGATCTCAAGAGCTTCAAGCACGTGTATCTGCTCGGCGACAGCCTCACCGACCAAACCAAGGCCTTCGACACGATTCGAGGGCTCTGGTGTCCGAACCCCGCGTATGGGTACTGGAACGGTCGGTTCACGAACGGTCGAAACTGGGTCGACTACTTCCAAGAAGCCCAACAATTGACGGGGCTGGATAACAGGGCGGTCGGCGGCTCGAAGGTGCTGAAGAGCGCGGTATGGCGCCCGAGTCTCATGCAGCAGGCACAGGAAGCGGTGGGGAAGACGCCCAAAGAAGAGCGGCTCCATACGCTGGTGTTCCTCTGGTCGGGCCCGAACGACATCAACGAGGCTGCCCAGGCCCAGCAGTACCAAGGCGGAACGGAGCCAGCGAAGGAGAACGGATGGAAGTTCGGGTACGAGGTCGGCAACGGCGTCGTGCAAGTGATGAACTACCTTCGCAGGGAGGGAATCGAACATCTGGTCGTGGCCGACCTCCCGCCGCTCGACCTCGTGCCGGTCGTGAGGACGCCACCCTATACCGAAGACCCGAGGCTAGGCATCGGCAAAGACCGGGTGACCTACCTGGGGTCGGCCGTCGCCGGTGCTAATTTCCTCATCGTCCTTCATGCGACCGTGAACAAAGAGGTCCTCGTGCCGCAGAACAGATTCATCACCTCGTACATCAAAGGCGAGGTCCAGAACCCCGTGATGCCCGACGTTCACGACGCCTGCCAGGTGCTCGGGAACTTGAACGCTTGCACGCCCTCGTTCCTCCACGACTACATCGACAAACCGTGCCCCGGAAAGATGTTCATGGATCAACTCCATCCCACCTCGCTCGCGCACTGCGGTCTCAAGCGTGTGTTCGAAGAGGCGATGTTTCAGGCGGGGTATACCGGGATCGAGTTCAGAGATTGCGGACCTCGAACGTAG
- a CDS encoding AraC family transcriptional regulator: MRSGTTSKLEYQHRVNRVLDHIQHHRGEDLSLETLARVAAFSPFHFHRVFQAVTGENLKEFVQRVRLEWAGSMLVLRPHADVLEIALECGFQSASAFARAFKARFGMSATEWRSGGAEAWSKNRQAERNPGQALRKACNAAAEADGHSSSRGASDAPTTEECMNVSVKTVPNYRLAYVRCKGPYGPQSGIPQTWMRLQRWAAARDLWTPERLCLGIAHDNPHITAPEKCRYDACLVVPAGFEADAQVNVVDFPGGKFAVAPFRGTAGDIGPFWDRVFAEWLPQSGYQPDDRPCVEAYPGEAFDETTTVFTCELWTPVRPL, encoded by the coding sequence ATGCGCAGCGGCACGACGAGCAAGCTCGAGTATCAGCACCGGGTGAACCGGGTGCTCGACCACATCCAGCACCACCGGGGCGAGGACCTCTCGCTCGAGACCCTGGCCCGCGTCGCCGCCTTCTCGCCCTTCCACTTCCACCGCGTCTTCCAGGCCGTCACCGGGGAGAACCTGAAGGAGTTCGTGCAGCGCGTGCGCCTCGAGTGGGCCGGCAGCATGCTCGTCCTTCGCCCGCACGCGGACGTGCTGGAGATCGCGCTCGAGTGTGGCTTCCAGTCCGCCAGCGCCTTCGCGCGGGCGTTCAAGGCGCGCTTCGGGATGAGCGCCACCGAGTGGCGCAGCGGCGGCGCGGAGGCGTGGAGCAAGAATCGTCAAGCGGAGCGCAACCCCGGGCAAGCGCTCCGCAAGGCGTGCAACGCAGCCGCGGAGGCGGATGGGCACTCTTCGTCGCGCGGGGCGAGCGACGCCCCGACGACGGAGGAATGCATGAACGTGAGCGTGAAGACCGTGCCGAACTACCGCCTGGCCTACGTGCGCTGCAAGGGGCCCTACGGGCCGCAGAGCGGGATCCCGCAGACCTGGATGCGCCTGCAGCGCTGGGCCGCGGCGCGCGACCTCTGGACCCCCGAGCGGCTCTGCCTCGGCATCGCGCACGACAACCCGCACATCACCGCCCCGGAGAAGTGCCGCTACGACGCCTGCCTCGTCGTGCCCGCCGGCTTCGAGGCGGACGCGCAGGTGAACGTCGTCGACTTCCCCGGCGGCAAGTTCGCGGTGGCGCCGTTCCGGGGCACGGCGGGTGACATCGGGCCCTTCTGGGACCGCGTCTTCGCCGAGTGGCTCCCGCAGAGCGGCTACCAGCCCGACGACCGCCCCTGCGTCGAGGCGTACCCCGGCGAGGCCTTCGACGAGACGACGACCGTGTTCACGTGCGAGCTGTGGACGCCGGTGCGGCCGCTGTAG
- a CDS encoding PQQ-binding-like beta-propeller repeat protein, whose protein sequence is MYRHHEPLAPLLVIAFGGHVIAVERRTGKVVWQQQHDEPHAARLLFPPGRVLLAYHKELVCLAYANGQVLWRTDVPTPTDSIVVDGDEIFFGAVGEAACVDVNTGALLWHHPFPGMGMTAVALGVPDNVAQIDRRKV, encoded by the coding sequence ATGTATCGACATCATGAACCGCTCGCCCCGCTGCTCGTGATCGCCTTCGGAGGGCATGTCATCGCGGTCGAGCGTCGCACCGGCAAGGTCGTATGGCAGCAGCAGCACGATGAGCCGCACGCGGCGCGACTCCTGTTCCCGCCCGGACGCGTGCTGCTCGCTTATCACAAGGAGCTCGTCTGCCTTGCGTACGCAAACGGCCAGGTGTTATGGCGAACGGACGTGCCGACGCCGACAGACTCGATCGTGGTCGACGGCGATGAGATCTTCTTCGGTGCTGTCGGCGAGGCCGCCTGCGTGGACGTGAACACGGGCGCGCTCCTCTGGCATCATCCCTTCCCGGGCATGGGCATGACCGCCGTCGCCCTCGGCGTGCCAGACAACGTCGCGCAGATCGATCGCAGGAAAGTTTGA
- a CDS encoding TetR/AcrR family transcriptional regulator C-terminal domain-containing protein: protein MERAGASQRIVTELKRQVATGVLLPGARVPSTRALSRRFRVAHATAAKALAALCQEGVLLAKPRVGHVVAPRQAPAEEGLGRAKIVRTAMAIADAQGVDALSMRAVAAALSAPPMSIYRHVQSKAELVAAMVDAAFGELELPPPARSWREGLEVSARGLWALYQRHPWLAHVMTVTRPLTQPNVVAFADWIFQALEGSGVDARGRLELHLLVFSYVRGVGVDLEAERRAEAESGVDGEHWNEAQAPVLAELVRAAGHASFSSVLRDLVEGFELSLDALFERGLAALLDGIERRLPAPPASSPRARTQYRSPQL from the coding sequence ATGGAGCGCGCGGGTGCCTCGCAGCGAATCGTGACCGAGCTGAAACGGCAGGTGGCGACGGGAGTCCTTCTGCCGGGGGCGCGGGTGCCGTCAACGCGGGCGTTGAGCCGGCGCTTCCGGGTGGCACACGCGACGGCCGCGAAGGCGCTTGCGGCGCTGTGCCAGGAGGGTGTGCTCCTGGCGAAGCCGCGGGTCGGCCACGTCGTCGCGCCGCGGCAGGCCCCGGCGGAAGAGGGCCTCGGCCGCGCGAAGATCGTGCGGACGGCGATGGCCATCGCGGACGCGCAGGGAGTCGACGCGCTGTCGATGCGCGCGGTCGCGGCGGCGCTATCGGCGCCGCCGATGTCGATCTACCGTCACGTGCAGAGCAAGGCCGAGCTCGTCGCCGCAATGGTCGACGCCGCGTTCGGCGAGCTCGAGCTGCCGCCACCCGCGCGCTCATGGCGCGAGGGTCTCGAGGTCTCCGCACGCGGGCTCTGGGCGCTTTACCAGCGCCACCCGTGGCTCGCCCACGTGATGACGGTGACGCGCCCGCTCACCCAGCCGAACGTGGTCGCGTTCGCGGACTGGATCTTCCAGGCGCTCGAGGGCTCGGGCGTCGACGCGCGCGGGCGCCTCGAGCTCCACCTGCTCGTCTTCAGCTACGTGCGCGGGGTCGGCGTTGATCTCGAGGCCGAGCGGCGCGCCGAGGCCGAGAGTGGGGTCGACGGGGAGCACTGGAACGAAGCGCAGGCGCCCGTGTTGGCCGAGCTCGTGAGAGCGGCCGGCCACGCGAGCTTCTCGTCGGTGCTGCGGGATCTCGTGGAAGGCTTCGAACTGAGCCTCGACGCGCTGTTCGAGCGCGGCCTCGCGGCGCTCCTCGACGGCATCGAGCGACGGCTCCCCGCGCCCCCGGCCAGCTCGCCACGGGCGCGGACGCAATATCGGTCACCGCAATTGTGA